The genomic interval CGCCAGATTGAAGCGATTGGCTACGATCTGGGGAAATATTCTAATCCGCTGGCAGTTATCCACGGGGCACTGAATAGACTGGCAGATTCCGACAGGATTACTCGCACTGGTGATGTTTTTACGAAGTAAATACGAATGCCCCGCCGAAACGGGGCATTCAGGAAGGATGAAACAACGATGCTGAGACTCAAAATTATTATCCGCTTCGCTGCCGGTCAGACCGTGGAAATCACGGTTGAACCTCCACCCTAGAAACTTAATGCTGTAACTAAGCGCCCCGCTTTCGGCTGGAACCGTCAGCGGGGCTAATCCAAAGCACGGGATGAGCCGTACTCCAGACCCAAATTGAGTATAAGGCTTTTCCCATTCTGAAACAAGTGGAGAAAAGCCATGACCTGCGTAAAATGCCAACACTCTAAAGTTAAGAAGTTTGGCCGCTACGGTAAGCACAGAATCCAACGTTACCGTTGCACTTCCTGCCGTACTACCTTTTCTGAATCCGATTCCAAGCCCCTTGGCAATATGCGGATTGAACAAGACGACGCTATCCGCGCCCTGCAATGCTTGCTGGAGGGCTGCTCTGTGCGCTCTACCGAGCGCCTTACCGGATTGCACCGTGACACTATCCTGAGTCTTTTGGTTCTGGCAGGCGAGCGCAGCGCCCAATTGCTGGACGCTAGAATGCGGGAACTTACCTGCAAATTCATTCAGTGCGATGAAATCTGGACGTTCTGCTTTAAGAAACAAAGACGAGTCCGAAAGGATGATGCTGCCGAAGTTGGCGACCAATGGGTTTTCGTGGCCATTGACGCGGAGACAAAACTGATTCCGTCGTTTGTTGTAGGCAAACGCTCCAAGGGTACGACAGATATCCTGATTAACGATCTCGCGCAGCGTTTGACCAATCGCGTACAAATCACCACAGACGGTTTTCGCTTTTACGTAAGCGCCATTGAGAACTCGTTTGGCGCTGACATTGATTTCGCGCAGCTTGTGAAGCTGTACGGCGACTATGGCCAACATGACAGCGAAGCGAAATACTCCCCAAGCCCAATCATGGAGACGATATCCAAGATCAGACAGGGAGACCCTGACCCGGAGCATATCAGTACCAGCTATATCGAAAGACAGAATCTCACTATGCGAATGGCAATGAGACGGTTTACCAGATTGACCAATGCCTTCTCGAAGAAACTGGGCAATCTGAAAGCTGCCGTTGCTTTGCATTTTGCTTTTTATAATTACTGTAGAATTCACAAAAGTTTGCGAGTAACGCCTGCTATGCAAGCGGGATTGACTGACCACGTTTGGACGCTTGCTGAGTTGCTGAGAGCGGCATAGACTTTAATCCCACGCTAGGAGATAGAGATGGTGTCTTGCAACTTTGGATATTGGACGGAATGCCGTAAGTGTCACGCCAGAATGCTTCTGCTCGAACCCATCCTAGAAGGAACACTTCAACATCTAGGACGGTGGTCCAGGAACGACTGGTATATAAATCTTCTATGCCCAACATGCGGGCACGGATACTTGCATTCCGAAACTCCACCGGGTGATACGGTGGTTGTTGATGATCCCGGTCCAGGCTTACACCCTCTTTCCCCCACCGTGTTTCGCGTTGTCTTTGAATGCGCCGGTAACAATTGCGAATCTCCCTTAATATGCCATGCATTTCGCGATACCAATGCGACTGTCGAATCCGTGATAGCAGAACTTCCAAAATGGGAGACCGCTGGTGTTGACTGTCGGTGCTTAAAGGGACACGCACCACGCCACCCGTTGCAATTCCGTAATCAGCCATTCTTTGTACCTCTATGGGAATAATGCTGTATTTATCAGCAACACAGTGTTAGGACACTACCTGTTTTTAGCCTGCTTTGCGCGCACTTTCTTTCAACACCTCATCCAGCTTGCCGGAGAGCTGGTGGGCCCGTTCATTGTATTCGGAGGCGATGGCCTCATACTTGCGCTTGAGTAGATGATATTCGTCAGCAATATTAAGCGCTGCCAATACCGCCAGCCGCAATGAATCCACGGTGGAAGTCTGTTCGGCAACGGTGCGCATCTTCAGATCTACGTAGTCGGCGAGGCTGAAGATGTAGTCGGGGTCGGTGCCGCGCAAGTTATAAGGTTGGTCGTAAATTTCCACGCGCACGCTGGTGGCACTACCGTTTTGTTTGCTCACTCGTTTCTCCCTTGTGATGCAGCCTGGGCTGCACCGGAAACGTGCTGGTTGATGCGGCGCACTCGATCCTGCGCTTCCGTCTTGCGGCTGGCGCTACTGTGATTATCGCGCAGAATCGTCTGCCGTCAACGCATCAATTTGCTTGAGCATCTTTTCCACCCGGCTGCGGACCTCCTCGCGTTCGCGGCGCAGGGCCACAACCTCGCGGCGCAAGGACTCGGTCTCATCGTCGCGGCCGCCGATCTGTTCGCGCAGCCGCCGGGCATCGCGCTCGGCCGCCGCCTGCCCCTCACGGGCCTGCTTCAGCAGCTCGATGGTGCGGTAAATCTTTTCTTCGAGGGCCTGGAAATCATCGGACGATGTGTTCACATCAACTTCGGAAACCACTTTGACAGACATGGGAGAGTGTCCTTTAAAAGATTATGTGAGCGCAGTATAAAGCAGTGTGCAACGTAGAGCAATTGATTGTTGGAAATAGCTCTTAGCCCTTAGCCTTTAGCTCTTAAGGCTTCGAAGTTAGGAGCTAACAGCTAAGAGCTTCTTAAAGATGCTCCGAGCCTCGTCAAACTCTCGATGATCTTTGCCGACCAGGTGGCAACCTCGTCCTCGCGCAAAGTGCGCTCGCTGGATTGGAAGGTGACGCGCAACAGCAGCGAATACTTGCCGGCGGGGATGCCGGCTTTTTCGGCGTCTTTGCCGCGCAGCAGGTCAGCCGGCGCAAAGCTCTGCAATTCCGGGATGCGCAGATTCGCCAGGGCCGAGTGAATCTGGGCATACTCAACCTGCGCGCCAAAGACAAATGAGAAGTCGCGCTCCACGACAGGGAAGCGTGAAAGCGGCCGATATTGCGGACGGCGCAGGGCGTGCTTATATAAGCGGTCGAGGAAAAGCTCGGCAACGTAGAGATCCGGCTTGATCTTGCGGGCGGCGGCAGTCTGCGGGTCAATTTGTCCCAACCGGGCCACAATAGTTCCATCCATCACAGCCCGTGCGGAACGGCCAGGATGGAAATGCTCTCCAACGTTTTGCGCATCAAAACAAAGCGAGTCGTAATCGAAGGCTGCCAGCAGCGTCTCGACATCACCTTTCAGGTCAAAGAAAGAATAGGGACGAGGGGTAATATGCACGCTCCCAGGATTGCTCTTTCCCGTTGCCCCCACACAGATGTGCCTGTACTCTTCGCGTCCAGGGCCAGAGAGCTCGAAAACAGTTCCAGCCTCGAAGAGGCGTACGTTCTCCGAGCCGTGATTCAGGTTATGGGCCAGCATGTCGAGCATGCCGGGCACGAGCGAGGTCCGCATCACAGTGGCCTCTTCATTCAGCGGATTGGCCAGCTCTGCGGCCTTCATCGCAGGCGCGAATTTTTGTGCGTCTGCGGCGCTGATGAAAGTGGGCGAGATGGCCTCGTCGTATCCCAGGGCCAGCAGGGTCGAGCGCAACCGGGTGTCGGCGGCAGCTTCGGGCAATTCCACCACACTACCGACGAACGTGGGCAGGGTATTACGGAAGTTGTTGAAGCCGTAGACGCGGGCGATTTCTTCAATCAAGTCAATCTCGCGCTCCACGTCCAGACGCCAGGTGGGCAGCTCGACCAGGAACTCGTTCTCTGATTTTTTGCTAACCTCAAAACCTAAACGGCCCAGGATGCGGAGGAGGTCTTTTATCGGAATCTCCTGCCCGAGAATGCGCAACACCTCGCTGCGGCGCAACAGAACAGGCCGCCGTAGTATTTTGCGAGCCACCACATCAATCTCGCCGCCAACAAGTTCTCCGCCACCAGACACCAGAATGAGTTCGGCCACGCGCGCGCAGGCAAGCGAAGTTGCGCCAAGATCAGCACCACGCTCGAAACGGTGCGAGGCGTCGGTATGCATGCCGTGGCGGCGCGCCGTCTTGCGGACGCTGGCCGGGTCGAACCATGCTGACTCGATCAGAATGTTTTTAGTCTTCTCGGTGATCATCGAGTCGAA from Terriglobales bacterium carries:
- the zapA gene encoding cell division protein ZapA, which translates into the protein MSKQNGSATSVRVEIYDQPYNLRGTDPDYIFSLADYVDLKMRTVAEQTSTVDSLRLAVLAALNIADEYHLLKRKYEAIASEYNERAHQLSGKLDEVLKESARKAG
- the pheT gene encoding phenylalanine--tRNA ligase subunit beta, yielding MRVSPAWLREFVEIKADDRTLANELTHAGIAVESVHSEGAKTIFEMDLTTNRVDAMNHYGVARECSALYNADLKPIQPKLSAAKGDAQFAIKIEDAPGCARYTARVIRGIKIAPSPQKIQERLELLDAGRISNAVDASNYTLHEMGHPTHAFDLDLLEGGTIIVRRARPGESLKTLDGVERRLHPEDLVIADAKKPVALAGVMGGFDSMITEKTKNILIESAWFDPASVRKTARRHGMHTDASHRFERGADLGATSLACARVAELILVSGGGELVGGEIDVVARKILRRPVLLRRSEVLRILGQEIPIKDLLRILGRLGFEVSKKSENEFLVELPTWRLDVEREIDLIEEIARVYGFNNFRNTLPTFVGSVVELPEAAADTRLRSTLLALGYDEAISPTFISAADAQKFAPAMKAAELANPLNEEATVMRTSLVPGMLDMLAHNLNHGSENVRLFEAGTVFELSGPGREEYRHICVGATGKSNPGSVHITPRPYSFFDLKGDVETLLAAFDYDSLCFDAQNVGEHFHPGRSARAVMDGTIVARLGQIDPQTAAARKIKPDLYVAELFLDRLYKHALRRPQYRPLSRFPVVERDFSFVFGAQVEYAQIHSALANLRIPELQSFAPADLLRGKDAEKAGIPAGKYSLLLRVTFQSSERTLREDEVATWSAKIIESLTRLGASLRSS